One Setaria italica strain Yugu1 chromosome I, Setaria_italica_v2.0, whole genome shotgun sequence DNA window includes the following coding sequences:
- the LOC101784067 gene encoding uncharacterized protein LOC101784067, translating into MEASSPAPSPAPSSLGGALRHRLRATVFCCFGTGGGGGLGERMRWRRRAGVGEFRYDPLSYALNFDEGDLLDADDSEDEEAHVGRGDGLLYQSFSSRLSTPAAVIDVA; encoded by the coding sequence ATGgaggcgtcgtcgccggcgccgtcgccggcgccgtcgtcgcttGGCGGCGCGCTGCGGCACAGGCTGCGCGCCACGGTGTTCTGCTGCttcggcaccggcggcggcggcggcctcggcgagcggatgcggtggcgccggcgcgcgggcgtcggGGAGTTCCGGTACGACCCGCTCAGCTACGCGCTCAACTTCGACGAAGGCGACCTTCTCGACGCCGACGACAGCGAGGACGAGGAAGCCCATGTCGGGCGGGGCGACGGCCTGCTCTACCAGAGCTTCTCGTCGCGGCtgtccacgccggcggcggtcaTCGACGTCGCCTAG